One window of the Benincasa hispida cultivar B227 chromosome 3, ASM972705v1, whole genome shotgun sequence genome contains the following:
- the LOC120073242 gene encoding uncharacterized protein LOC120073242 isoform X1: protein MEGRRISASPRPCSGRRILAKKRPRVDGFVNSVKKLQRREICSKRDRAFSMSNAQERFRNMRLMEEYDTHDPKGHCSPVLPFLMKRTKVIEIVAARDIVFALAHSGVCAAFSRETNERICFLNVSPDEVIRSLFYNKNNDSLITVSVYASDNFSSLKCRSTRIEYIRRGKPDAGFALFESESLKWPGFVEFDDVNGKVLTYSAQDSIYKVFDLKNYTMLYSISDKHVQEIKISPGIMLLIFNRASSHVPLKILSIEDGTVLKAFNHLLHRNKKVDFIEQFNEKLLVKQENENLQILDVRNAELMEVSRTEFMTPSAFIFLYENQLFLTFRNRTVAVWNFRGELVTSFEDHLLWHPDCNTNNIYITSDQDLIISYCKADSDDHWMEGNAGSINISNILTGKCLAKINASNGNPKVDDASSTGISRKQCNSSQMRNTVAEALEDITALFYDEERNEIYTGNKNGLVHVWSN, encoded by the exons ATGGAAGGGAGGAGGATATCGGCGAGTCCTCGGCCTTGTTCTGGTCGGCGTATTTTGGCTAAGAAACGACCTCGGGTTGATGGGTTTGTTAATAGTGTGAAGAAGCTGCAGAGACGGGAGATTTGCTCGAAGCGGGATCGTGCTTTTAGTATGAGTAATGCCCAAGAGAGATTTCGCAACATGCGTTTGATG GAGGAATATGATACTCATGATCCAAAGGGGCATTGTTCACCAGTTTTACCTTTTCTGATGAAGAGGACAAAAGTAATAGAAATTGTTGCTGCACGTGATATTGTCTTTGCTCTGGCACATTCTGGTGTTTGTGCAGCTTTTAGCAGAG AGACAAATGAAAGAATATGCTTCTTGAATGTCAGTCCTGATGAGGTCATACGGAGTTTGTTTTACAATAAGAACAATGATTCACTTATCACAGTTTCAGTTTATGCTTCTGATAACTTCAGTTCTTTGAAATGTAGATCGACAAGGATTGA ATACATTCGAAGGGGCAAGCCTGATGCAGGTTTTGCACTTTTTGAGTCTGAATCACTGAAGTGGCCTGGATTTGTTGAGTTTGATGATGTTAATGGGAAAGTTTTAACCTACTCTGCACAGGATAG TATATACAAGGTGTTTGACTTGAAAAACTATACCATGCTTTACTCCATATCAGATAAACATGTTCAAGAAATCAAGATCAG CCCTGGGATCATGTTATTGATCTTCAATAGAGCCAGTAGCCATGTTCCTCTTAAGATTCTGTCAATAGAAGATGGCACAGTTCTCAAAGCTTTCAACCATCTGCTTCATCGGAACAAGAAAGTGGACTTCATAGAACAATTTAATGAAAAACTTCTTGTGAagcaagaaaatgaaaatcttCAAATACTTGAT GTTCGTAATGCTGAATTGATGGAAGTTAGCAGAACTGAATTTATGACCCCATCGGCGTTTATCTTTCTGTATGAAAACCAATTGTTTTTGACATTTAGAAACCGAACTGTGGCTGTCTGGAACTTTCGCGGGGAGCTTGTAACTTCATTCGAGGATCACCTTTTATGGCATCCGGACTGCAATACCAATAACATTTACATCACCAGTGATCAGGATCTCATTATATCTTACTGCAAGGCTGATTCAGATGATCATTGGATGGAAGGAAATG CTGGTTCGATCAATATCAGCAACATCTTGACCGGCAAATGTCTAGCCAAGATTAATGCAAGCAATGGAAATCCTAAGGTCGACGATGCCAGCAGCACTGGCATCTCGAGAAAGCAGTGCAACTCTTCACAGATGAGAAACACAGTTGCGGAGGCTTTGGAAGATATTACTGCACTTTTCTATGATGAAGAGCGTAATGAGATATACACTGGTAATAAGAATGGTTTGGTACATGTGTGGTCTAACTGA
- the LOC120073242 gene encoding uncharacterized protein LOC120073242 isoform X2, producing the protein MSNAQERFRNMRLMEEYDTHDPKGHCSPVLPFLMKRTKVIEIVAARDIVFALAHSGVCAAFSRETNERICFLNVSPDEVIRSLFYNKNNDSLITVSVYASDNFSSLKCRSTRIEYIRRGKPDAGFALFESESLKWPGFVEFDDVNGKVLTYSAQDSIYKVFDLKNYTMLYSISDKHVQEIKISPGIMLLIFNRASSHVPLKILSIEDGTVLKAFNHLLHRNKKVDFIEQFNEKLLVKQENENLQILDVRNAELMEVSRTEFMTPSAFIFLYENQLFLTFRNRTVAVWNFRGELVTSFEDHLLWHPDCNTNNIYITSDQDLIISYCKADSDDHWMEGNAGSINISNILTGKCLAKINASNGNPKVDDASSTGISRKQCNSSQMRNTVAEALEDITALFYDEERNEIYTGNKNGLVHVWSN; encoded by the exons ATGAGTAATGCCCAAGAGAGATTTCGCAACATGCGTTTGATG GAGGAATATGATACTCATGATCCAAAGGGGCATTGTTCACCAGTTTTACCTTTTCTGATGAAGAGGACAAAAGTAATAGAAATTGTTGCTGCACGTGATATTGTCTTTGCTCTGGCACATTCTGGTGTTTGTGCAGCTTTTAGCAGAG AGACAAATGAAAGAATATGCTTCTTGAATGTCAGTCCTGATGAGGTCATACGGAGTTTGTTTTACAATAAGAACAATGATTCACTTATCACAGTTTCAGTTTATGCTTCTGATAACTTCAGTTCTTTGAAATGTAGATCGACAAGGATTGA ATACATTCGAAGGGGCAAGCCTGATGCAGGTTTTGCACTTTTTGAGTCTGAATCACTGAAGTGGCCTGGATTTGTTGAGTTTGATGATGTTAATGGGAAAGTTTTAACCTACTCTGCACAGGATAG TATATACAAGGTGTTTGACTTGAAAAACTATACCATGCTTTACTCCATATCAGATAAACATGTTCAAGAAATCAAGATCAG CCCTGGGATCATGTTATTGATCTTCAATAGAGCCAGTAGCCATGTTCCTCTTAAGATTCTGTCAATAGAAGATGGCACAGTTCTCAAAGCTTTCAACCATCTGCTTCATCGGAACAAGAAAGTGGACTTCATAGAACAATTTAATGAAAAACTTCTTGTGAagcaagaaaatgaaaatcttCAAATACTTGAT GTTCGTAATGCTGAATTGATGGAAGTTAGCAGAACTGAATTTATGACCCCATCGGCGTTTATCTTTCTGTATGAAAACCAATTGTTTTTGACATTTAGAAACCGAACTGTGGCTGTCTGGAACTTTCGCGGGGAGCTTGTAACTTCATTCGAGGATCACCTTTTATGGCATCCGGACTGCAATACCAATAACATTTACATCACCAGTGATCAGGATCTCATTATATCTTACTGCAAGGCTGATTCAGATGATCATTGGATGGAAGGAAATG CTGGTTCGATCAATATCAGCAACATCTTGACCGGCAAATGTCTAGCCAAGATTAATGCAAGCAATGGAAATCCTAAGGTCGACGATGCCAGCAGCACTGGCATCTCGAGAAAGCAGTGCAACTCTTCACAGATGAGAAACACAGTTGCGGAGGCTTTGGAAGATATTACTGCACTTTTCTATGATGAAGAGCGTAATGAGATATACACTGGTAATAAGAATGGTTTGGTACATGTGTGGTCTAACTGA